CCAGCCCGCACCTTGGCTCGCCTGGTCAAAATCAAAACGTCCCGTGTTGAACACTTCATGAAGCGGCACCTGTGAACGCTCCGTGCGCAAGATGTTCGCTGACGGATTCAAAGCGCGCAGCACGCCATGGAGTTCTTCTGCTTTTTCTGTTGTCAGCTGGTCCGTTTTGTTTAATAAAATGACGTCTGCAAATTCGATCTGGTCAATCAGCAAATCAGCAATTTCCCGTTCATCAGATTCTGTCGCGCCTTCTTTTCGGTCGAGCAAAGTTTCACCGGAAGCGAAATCACGCCAGAAGCCATGCCCGTCCACGACCGTCACCATCGTGTCGAGGCGGCACATAGCAGACAGGTCCACCCCAATCATTTCGTCCATATAGCTGAAGGTCTGTGCGACCGGGAGCGGTTCACTGATGCCGGACGATTCGATGACGATATAATCAATCTCGCCTTGCTTCACCAATTTTTCGACTTCAACGATCAAGTCTTCACGCAAGGTGCAGCAAATGCAGCCATTTTGCATTTCGACCAGTTTTTCGTCTGTGCGAGAAAAGCCGCCGTTTTGGACGAGCGCACTGTCGATATTTACTTCGCTCATGTCGTTGACGATGACTGCGACTTTCATTCCATCTCGATTCGATAGAATATGATTCAATAACGTCGTCTTGCCTGCGCCCAAATATCCGCTCAAGACAGTAATGGGGATGCGCTTATCCATCTTATCTAACTCCCTTATGATCTCAATCAACAAATCGTAACGATTACGTTTTATATATTAAAGCGCTTCTTTCATTTGTGCAAGTATTTTTTCAGCAGAATCTTCATTCTGCTTTTTCTAGCTGAGGCCACTTCTACCGAAATCACTTGTCATTTCCTCTTCCAGCATGTATATTGTCTACAACAAATCGTAATAGTTACTATTTAAAAATCAACTGAAGACAATTTTTATGACAAGACTCAGCTTATTATATGTTGAGCGGTTGGGAGAGACATGCTTATGCACAAATGGATTATTATCGGCGGCGGCATTCAAGGAACGACGCTGGCCACTTTTTTACGGAAGCAAAAAGGCGTGACGCCTGAAGAAATGGCAATCATCGATCCTCACAAGGAACCGCTATCTGAATGGAAACGCTGCACCGAAGCCATCTCCATGCCATTCTTGCGTTCGCCTTTTGTCCATCATCTCGATGTGGATCCCTTTTCGTTGAATCGTCACGCCAAGGCCAGCCCCTTTAGCGAAGACGCCTCATTTCTCGGCAGATTCAAACGTCCCTCTTTGTTGTTGTTTCATGAACATTGCGAGCATTTAGTACGCGAACAGGAAATCCGCCGCAGCTGGATCCAAGGACGCGTAGAGTCAGTCAAGCGCTTGGAGAATGGCTGGCAAATCCATTTGGAGAACGGGTCACTTGTTAGGGGAGCCAATGTCGTCCTGGCAATCGGCGCAGGTGAGCAGTTGCACTGGCCGGCGTGGGCCCAGCAATTACAGACAGAGTCACCCGGTTCGATCTTTCATGTATTCGACAAGGAACTGCCAAAGTTCGACGCTTCACAAGCCCCTTTACAATTATCGGCGGCGGCATCACAGCGGTGCACTTGACTTTGAAGCTTCACAAGCAGTTTCCTGGGCAAGTGACCTTGTTAAAGCGCCACCCATTTCGCGTGCATGATTTTGATAGCGACCCAGGATGGCTTGGCCCCAAATACCAACAAGCTTTCCGCAAGACACGTTCTTATACGCAACGCCGAGAAATGATTGGACACGCGCGCCGAAAAGGGTCGATACCTCGAGACTTGAATGCAAGAATGCGCAAGCAACTCCGGCAATTTCCGGAACTGGTCGCAGACGGCCATGTTTCTAGAGTCCAACGGCAACAGAATGTCACTTCACTAATCGATGAAAATGGGACACTGCTTCGCCAAACAGGCACTGTCATTCTAGCAACAGGTTTTCAAGCACAGTTGCCAGGACACGACTGGTTGTCGCCTGTTATCGAAGAGCAACGCTTAAAATGCGCCGAATGCGGCTATCCTGTCGTCACACAAACTTTGCAATGGGGCCCTGGGCTGTACGTGATGGGGCCGCTTGCAGAACTGGAAGTCGGGCCGATCGCACGCAATATTTCCGGCGCGCGCGAAGCCGCTTCACGCATTCTCCAAGTACATTAAAAACCCTGCCATTACGACAGGGTTTTCTCCGTTCCAAGAGTATTATTTCTTATGCCCACCGATCAGTTTTGTCCGGTCAATCGCTGTCCCTGCCTCTGTTCCAGATACTCCCCGGTAAATCGCGGTCGGACCGTGTTTGCGCTTGATTGCATCCATCGCCGCGCCCAGGCGACGCCTTTGCCATTTATCCGCTTCGAACAAGCTCAGCTGCATCGAGGTTTCGTCTTCCAGATTGGTGAGGGACAACGAAATTTGCCGAACCGGCTGGCCGGTGTAAAATTCTCGGAACAGCTCTTTGCATACGGCGTAGATTTTCAAGGTGTCGTTGGTTGCTTCTTCGATGGAGCGTGAGCGTGAGAACCCGCCGCCGTATGACGTTTTGCTGTAGCTCATACCAAGATGGATCGTGCGGCCGGCCATGCGCGCTTCTCTGGTGCGCATCGCGACGTCTTCGCACATCTCGAGCACAATCGTTAGAATGTCTTCTCGCGTTTCATAATCGCGGTAAAGAATCTGGCCTTTCCCGAAGCTTTTCTGCCCTTCGATGAGCAAAGAGCCGAGTTCTGAATAGTCGATACCGCGGGCGTGCTGGTGCAATTGATGGCCCATGATGCCAAAACGGTCTTCCAGCCGTTTAACATCGGCTCGCGCCAGGTCACCTACAGTGAAGATGCCCATATTGTTCAAATTACGTTCCATTTTGCTGCCGATGCCCCACATTTTGCTGAGCGGGGAAACCGGCCATAGTTTTCTCGGCACGTCTTTCATCGTCCAATGCGCGAGCCCTTTCTTCTTGCCTTCCAAATCAAGCGCAAGTTTTGCCAGCAGCATATTCGGCCCGATACCGACCGCTGAAGGCAGGCCGAACTGGCTCATGATGGAGTCCTGCATGTCGATCGCGGCTTTTTCCGGAGTGCCGTATAAATGAACAATACCCGACAAATCGATAAAGCTCTCATCGACGCTATAGACATGGATGTCTTCTTTTGGGACGTACTGGGCGAACAACTCTGTAATCGCCATTGAGATCTCCAAGTAAAACTGCATTCTCGGCTCAATGAGCAGGATATCGGGATGGTCTGGAATTTCGAACAGCCTCGTACCCGTTCTGACACCAAAGCGTTTTTTCATTTCTGGAGAGGCTGCGAGCACGACACTGCCTTTTCGTTCCTGATTGCTGACGATGGCAATGCAGGCTTCCATGGGATCGAGGCCATGTTCGACCGCTGAACAGCTTGCGTAAAAGCTGCGCATATCGATGCAAGCGATGTAGCGGGGCTTTCCTGATTGTTTTGCCATGTCGCCACTCCATAAAGAACATTTGTTCTTATTTTATGTGAAAAGCGGAAAAGCGGCAAGAGCATCACAGAAAAATTTAAGAAAGACTTGGCCGCAAGTGTACGACACTTATTGCCAGCCACTCAAAAAACCCAACTCCTTGTCAGGAATTGGGCTTTCGTATTTATCGATAGGTGTGTATCGAGAGTTTAGGAGTGTGCGATTCCTTTCTCCAATAACGCAATAAGTTTTTCCGACTTTTCGACAATCGATTCGCTGATGTCCGCCTCAGACTCTTCACCATATCCAGTTGCAAGGCTCGTCGTCAGCTGATAAATACATTCAGCTATATACGATGCATCCAAGTCCGGAGCAAGCTCCCCTGAAGCGATGCCGTCGAGGAGCAGCTCTTCGTACAGGCTTACCATATTGGGCCGATCTTCTCCCAACATAGCTTGCATCAGCTCGGTATTTGCATAAAAACTCTTGGCGATTTTTTCGTATAGAGGGTGATGCGCCGCAAACAAAGCTCCTGCCTTTATAAATTCCCGCAAGCTATCAAAAAAGGAGCTGACTCCCTATTGAACAAAGGAGCCATATACAGCTGCTTTTGTTTCTTAATCGTCGACAGTAGGTAAAGTATACATCTTCTTTGTCCTCAAAATAATCGTAAAAGCTGCTTCTCGGAACGCCGGCGCCTTTATAATGGCGCTATTTTAACTTCTTCAAATGTTGCTTTCGCAAATTCCTGCATAGCGGCGGCTATTAAACGATCTTGTTTTTGCTCTGTCAATTTGAAAACGTTGATTTTGGCATTTCTTCACTCCTGCTTATGGTCGTCTAGTATATCTTGGATATAATCCGCCCGCTTGTTGCAACCCATTTTCCAATTGAATTTCTTTCTGTATCTGCTCTGCCCGTTGATCCGCTCTTTGTTTTCAGTTGTTCCAAGGCGAGAACTAAATCGGACACCTTTAGATTTTTCTCCGCAGCGGCTTTACCGAATAGCCCTTTTTGTACAGACGACTAGCCAGAATGGCTGGTCGGCGTAAATGGCAGGATCAGCTGCGGCACCCGCTGAGCAAGGCTTCCGCCGTTGTCCCCACGCCGCCATGGTGGACAATGCCGGCCGCTCGCTTGAATAGCAATCGATGGGGTGCCTGATCGACAGCGAGTATCTGGTCATCTGGATCGAACACCATCCCGCTTGTCCCGATTAATACAATGGCCCGGTTCTCTGTCTCTTTGATCGCCTGAATCAACTTTTGTTGAAAATCGTGCGGATCTGTTAAAGGCATGGAACTAAACGAAATGACGATAGGCTTTTTCCCTGCGCTTAAATTCTTCAATTTCTTCAGATAGCGTTGCGCGTCCTAAATCCATGAAAAAAACCGGATAAAAAAACACGCTGATTCCAGCTGTCCACTTCCTTAAACAGAAATGGGCTGAGAGGGTAAAGAATCGGAATGGAGGAACCATCCACTTCATACGTATACCGGCCTGCTTTTCTTTTTGGCAATTTCAATGTTTTTTCCCGAAAGTCATTGATTTGCTTTATGAAAGGCCGTTCGCTTAACATCACTACTTTATAAGACCATTTGTTCAATAACGGACCGAAGTTTTTATTCGGGGAGATCGTGAAGTTTGGAAATTCCGTTATCGGATACATGATGGGAACAGGCGGCAAGCAGAGTGAGGAAATGTTTTGCTGAACAGCTATATCGACGGCACCCAGGGCTTTCGGATGATAGATGATTAACGCTGCCCCTTGCGAAGCTGCGTGGAAATCATCCATGCTTTTCCTATATGCCGGGGTAATCACTCGTTTGGAGAATTTGAACATTTCAATGAGTTTAAAATTCCCTCCGTTAAAGACCTTGCTTCCTTCCTCACTCTCCATAATGGCCATTAAATCAGCTGATGCGGGGTGAAAAGCAATTCCGTTGCCTTCTATGAATTGTTTAAAGCTGGCGCCAGTGCAAATCGTTACTTCATGGTTTCTTTTTATCAGTTTTTTGCCCAGCGCAACAAACGGTTGCACATCTCCTCTGCTGCCTAAAGTCAACATTGTGATCTTCATTTCCCCACCACCTTCCCTTTTCGAACTCCACCGACGACAGTGTCGTCGGAATAACTCGATTATCTGTGGCTCTTGCTTTTTTGTCAAGATTTGCTTTGCGGCTCTGTTTTTGCGCAGCAAAACAGGCTTTCCTGCTAAAGGAAAGCCTGTCCATTTCAATGATTCTCTTTTAATCCGTCAATATACTGTTTCGCTTCAAGAAGAGAATAGCCAAATGCGACACGTGCCGCTTTTACGGCACGAATTTCCTCGCCCTCTGCGATTAAACGACGCAGTTCCTCATTGATTGCCGGCTCTTCCAACGTCACTTCCGCTTCCAATTGCTCCATGCGTTTTGACATATGCTTTATGCGCACCTCCAATGCCTGAATCTGTTGATTAAGCACCACATATACGACCCAAACAGCGACAAAGGCTAAGCCGACGAGCCACATTGATTCCATGTTTCCCGTCATTTAGCGTTCCAGCCGATCCAGAAATTTCTCGAGCCGGTCAACGCTTGTCAAGCGTGCATTGCAAGCCGCTTCATCCGCACAGATATACTGGCCGTGCTTGACGTAGCTATCGAGACTCGCCCCTTTGGTCTTGGCCATAAACAAACCGACCGAGCTGTGTTTGTGGCAAATCATGCAGACTCCTTGCTTGCGGCTCGCGCCGAATTGGCCACTCACTGCCTGGAGACGGCCGTTTCGTTCAGCCACCAAAAAGCGGTTGGTGTTCTCCTGCCAGGACAAATACGACAACGAGTGGAAATCGATGGCTTGGAGTTTTGGCCCTTTCAACCTTTTTGCTTTCGGAAACAGGCGTTTCAAGTTATCGAGATTAATGGTTGGAAAAGGAATCAAATAAGGGCGCAGACCAGACAGAAACTCTTCTGCAGCGTGAGTATCTTTTACGGACGTTAATGGACGCAATACGTTTTTCTGCTCTTCTGTCAGCGCCGGGAACATGGCGAATACTTTTTCATGGCTCAAATGGCGCAACACACTCAGCACTTCCGCATCGTTAGCTGTGGCATGCGCCGTCACCAGCGCCAAAGCCTGCTCTTTGATGAAATTATATTGATGGTTTCGGATAAACGCCTCGGGTTGGCCTGAAACATTTGTCCGGTCCGTCGATTCTTTGATGATGGTCATCGTTAGCCTCCTCAGAAGGTATGACTTTTCTGTGATTCTACCATATTTTGCCCGTAATCGCAGAACAGGCACCCTGAAGTTAGGATGCCTGCCTTTAAGCTATGAAAATCCCTGTGATTGCCCCGTAAAGCAGCGCCAAAGTAATGACCAATGCCGGATGAAGCTTCCATTTTTCGAGCATCAAATAGCTTGCCACCATCAGGATTGCCGTTTGGATGCCGCCGAGCGACGCTTCTGAAGTGACAATGAAGTCGAGCGTCATGACGCCGATTAAGACAGCGATGACGGGCTTGACGACTTTTGAAATGTTCTTCACTTCACGTGAATCTTTGTATTTAAAGAGAATCGCCATCAGCGCAATCATCAAGATCAACGAAGGGGCAACTGCACCGAACAAGCCAACTGCTGCGCCGAGCACGCCGCCTTCAGCATAGCCGATATAGCCCGCCATTTTCGTCGCAATGGGACCTGGAAGCGAGTTGCCAAGTGCCAGCACTTCGCTGAACTCCTGGGTATCCATCCAACCGTAGCGGCCGACCACTTCCTTTTCGACTAATGGAATCGAAGCTGGCCCCCCGCCGTAGCCGAGAATCCCAGGAATGAAAAATGCCAGGAAAATTTGCCAGTAGATCATGTTTTCTTCACCGTCCTTTTAATGAAAGGCACGAGGACCATTAGAATCAGACCGGCGATAAGAAAGGCCGGGTGAATGCCAAGCACTTCAAGTAAAACGACGGAGACAAGAATCAATAGGATGGCCCTACTCCAGCCGAGCGCCTTTTCAGATTGGCGGACGAAATTCCAGGTCAAGACACCGAGCATGACGGCAACGACCGGAACGACCGCGCTCGACATATTGGCGACCCATGGCACGTCTTTGTAGTTTTGCAGGATGCCGAGCAGGAGAATCATTAAAACAACAGTCGGGACGATAGAGGCAACAAGCGCGATCAAGCACCCGCGAAGCCCCGCTA
This is a stretch of genomic DNA from Planococcus maritimus. It encodes these proteins:
- a CDS encoding GTP-binding protein; its protein translation is MDKRIPITVLSGYLGAGKTTLLNHILSNRDGMKVAVIVNDMSEVNIDSALVQNGGFSRTDEKLVEMQNGCICCTLREDLIVEVEKLVKQGEIDYIVIESSGISEPLPVAQTFSYMDEMIGVDLSAMCRLDTMVTVVDGHGFWRDFASGETLLDRKEGATESDEREIADLLIDQIEFADVILLNKTDQLTTEKAEELHGVLRALNPSANILRTERSQVPLHEVFNTGRFDFDQASQGAGWIKELNEEHVPETEEYGIASFVYRSKTPFHPERLFDWIMDWPVEIVRAKGFLRIATRDETATLLSQAGPAASLETAGAWDETYGVKMTELVLIGIRMNQQEMVRSLNDCLLTESELTEDWSRFNDPLPATSTIH
- a CDS encoding FAD/NAD(P)-binding protein translates to MHKWIIIGGGIQGTTLATFLRKQKGVTPEEMAIIDPHKEPLSEWKRCTEAISMPFLRSPFVHHLDVDPFSLNRHAKASPFSEDASFLGRFKRPSLLLFHEHCEHLVREQEIRRSWIQGRVESVKRLENGWQIHLENGSLVRGANVVLAIGAGEQLHWPAWAQQLQTESPGSIFHVFDKELPKFDASQAPLQLSAAASQRCT
- a CDS encoding NAD(P)-binding domain-containing protein, whose protein sequence is MHLTLKLHKQFPGQVTLLKRHPFRVHDFDSDPGWLGPKYQQAFRKTRSYTQRREMIGHARRKGSIPRDLNARMRKQLRQFPELVADGHVSRVQRQQNVTSLIDENGTLLRQTGTVILATGFQAQLPGHDWLSPVIEEQRLKCAECGYPVVTQTLQWGPGLYVMGPLAELEVGPIARNISGAREAASRILQVH
- a CDS encoding DNA polymerase thumb domain-containing protein, which encodes MAKQSGKPRYIACIDMRSFYASCSAVEHGLDPMEACIAIVSNQERKGSVVLAASPEMKKRFGVRTGTRLFEIPDHPDILLIEPRMQFYLEISMAITELFAQYVPKEDIHVYSVDESFIDLSGIVHLYGTPEKAAIDMQDSIMSQFGLPSAVGIGPNMLLAKLALDLEGKKKGLAHWTMKDVPRKLWPVSPLSKMWGIGSKMERNLNNMGIFTVGDLARADVKRLEDRFGIMGHQLHQHARGIDYSELGSLLIEGQKSFGKGQILYRDYETREDILTIVLEMCEDVAMRTREARMAGRTIHLGMSYSKTSYGGGFSRSRSIEEATNDTLKIYAVCKELFREFYTGQPVRQISLSLTNLEDETSMQLSLFEADKWQRRRLGAAMDAIKRKHGPTAIYRGVSGTEAGTAIDRTKLIGGHKK
- a CDS encoding glycosyltransferase; translation: MKNLSAGKKPIVISFSSMPLTDPHDFQQKLIQAIKETENRAIVLIGTSGMVFDPDDQILAVDQAPHRLLFKRAAGIVHHGGVGTTAEALLSGCRS
- a CDS encoding glycosyltransferase; this encodes MKITMLTLGSRGDVQPFVALGKKLIKRNHEVTICTGASFKQFIEGNGIAFHPASADLMAIMESEEGSKVFNGGNFKLIEMFKFSKRVITPAYRKSMDDFHAASQGAALIIYHPKALGAVDIAVQQNISSLCLPPVPIMYPITEFPNFTISPNKNFGPLLNKWSYKVVMLSERPFIKQINDFREKTLKLPKRKAGRYTYEVDGSSIPILYPLSPFLFKEVDSWNQRVFLSGFFHGFRTRNAI
- a CDS encoding FusB/FusC family EF-G-binding protein, whose amino-acid sequence is MTIIKESTDRTNVSGQPEAFIRNHQYNFIKEQALALVTAHATANDAEVLSVLRHLSHEKVFAMFPALTEEQKNVLRPLTSVKDTHAAEEFLSGLRPYLIPFPTINLDNLKRLFPKAKRLKGPKLQAIDFHSLSYLSWQENTNRFLVAERNGRLQAVSGQFGASRKQGVCMICHKHSSVGLFMAKTKGASLDSYVKHGQYICADEAACNARLTSVDRLEKFLDRLER
- a CDS encoding chromate transporter; the encoded protein is MIYWQIFLAFFIPGILGYGGGPASIPLVEKEVVGRYGWMDTQEFSEVLALGNSLPGPIATKMAGYIGYAEGGVLGAAVGLFGAVAPSLILMIALMAILFKYKDSREVKNISKVVKPVIAVLIGVMTLDFIVTSEASLGGIQTAILMVASYLMLEKWKLHPALVITLALLYGAITGIFIA
- a CDS encoding chromate transporter codes for the protein MAFFRAGMLGFGGGPAVIPIMQRDVVDRYGWLTDEEYGDTIALSNTMPGPIATKLAGYIGYRVAGLRGCLIALVASIVPTVVLMILLLGILQNYKDVPWVANMSSAVVPVVAVMLGVLTWNFVRQSEKALGWSRAILLILVSVVLLEVLGIHPAFLIAGLILMVLVPFIKRTVKKT